The window TAACAATATTCTGATCTTTTTGGCTGGTTTAAAGTCCTCATCTTTAGAACTAACTTTCAGCTTGCAGAAATCTTCATCTTTTTTAACCTGTAGATTAATATTTAACCAATTGTTAAAATGCAACAATAAATATAAGAACAATAGTATGTctttctatatatatacatatgcacATATATATCAATACATTAGTCAactagaaatgaaaaaataaacaagtttgtTAATAATGGCCTACCAGTATTTTGATCGATTCTCTCTTTTAGTGCCCCCATAACATTGGCATACCAGTAACTACTCAATTttagaacatgtacatgtaccaaccTAAAATGTAGGTCTTTTACCTTGAGTTTGGCCCCCTCTCCTATGTTTTTCTTTAATGCTGCTACACAGTCCTCCAGACTGTTTTCCTCCTTCTCCACAATCTGAGCTAACTGACAACCTTCCTTGAACTTGGTCAGTGACTTGTTGTAAAACTCTCGCAGTGTCGTAATCTTCTTAACTGAGGTATTGGCTGATATGAACTCTGTATCAAACTGAAATAAATACTCCACAATTCAAATATCTTCAAATTCTTGTTAAGAAAGGAAAAAGTTCTTAGACATTAGATTAAAATCGTGTACTACTAAACTCTTGAATATATACAAGTACCAGTGCATGCAAGACATAAAAAATCTTACTGATTTTATGCCAGTCTTATCAAGCCCCTCAATTTCCTTCTTCCTCTTCTCTTTGTGCTTCTTGGAGTCTCCCTTATTGCGGTACTTCTTCATTGAGTATTTATTTTCTAAGACATGCCTCACAAGATTCTGCATGGCCTCCCTCACCGAGCCGTCTCCATCCCTTGCTGACACCATCACACTACAAAAGAGGGAACCAGTCAACCAATGCAGAATACATCGCTTCATTGATAATCTAGAGAGCTCTTTCTAATGTAGATCCCTTAGTTTTAggcaagtacttaattccgaGATTACACTGTTTTGTAATAAATTGCAAGAATATAATATTGCGAACGCCAAACTTATATTATAATTTCTTATAGTTCACATTCCGCTGTCAGAAAATACAaaggtaatattttaaaatctgcaatgAGTACTTCTGGTGATTAAATGCATACAACAAAACCTCCTATTTAATTTAGGAATCTAAGGTATCCATGAAGCAGAGATTACATATGCTTTAGTAAGTGCACAAAATTTAATGgctgtatttgtttttaaaaaaattcaatttgtaaGATAAATCTgagaaaagatttttcatttaccATATTTGATCTACTATAGTATATGGGGGTGGACAACTTAGAAGATGAATTTACACTGTCTAGATGACAGAGCTTATACCTAGCATGAAAGTTGTGATCCTCTGCTTGTTTCTCCAGCAGCTTGATACACTCTGGCTTTTCCTCCTCTGTCAGTGGGCCTCCTAGTGACCACACACGTTTCTCTTCACCTTCTGTAAACCAAACTGACTGATTCACTGACATTCATACAAAGCAGATTCTAAGCAGagattaacaaaatatatttccccatcttaatatcaaaatttgttaATCACTTAATACCTTGAGTTTTCAATTTAATCTTTGAAGATATTTTCTATTAGATGTGTTGTTACAAAAGATAAATGTTCTTGTGTTCCCACTACTGGGTATACAGTTATCATTCTGTATAATTAACCTGTTTCCTGGCTCTCCTGTGCATATTTCTTTAATCTCTCTGCTTGCACTTTTTGTTCaatctacaaataaaaaattgaacattATGAACACTGGTTTTAAAATCGTTCCTTAAACAAAGTGAGATCAAAGTGTCAACAGATCATGGAGATTTACGTGAGGTAAATTcatattgaataaaatcaatTCCGATTATTCATTTTAGAAAATCTCAAATGTTATGCACTTATAAGAtacaattaataaataatgataatacataATAGATCACCAAATAATTGGAAAGTTAACCTACCACATCAAATTTGTTTCCCATCAGGAGAACTGGAAATGTCTCCTTATCGACCGGATGTTCCTCCATGGTCATCGTTTTCACCTGGCCTCCATGGGAGGCCTCCTTCACCGGACAGGTAACAAAGGTGTTGTTGAGAATGGTCTGCTTCCAAACAGGCGCCATTTCTATGCTGTTCATTTCAGTAAGATCTACTACAACTGTAACATGAAAGCATTTACTAAATCTGTTTCTACCATTACAAATCTTAAATTCAAGAGTCTCGagattttattgtcattttaatataatttcacaatacagtaaaacatggttatagcgaacacgcttataatgaattgatgtttacagcgaagtgattttcattccctgtgACTTTATAACATGTTGttaacttgacggatataatgaattatgcttataacaaagtaaaattGCCTGTCCCTTGGACTTCTTATAAGCTTGTTTTGCTGTATGTAATATCAAAATGTCGTCAGGACTCAACTAACCTTAGTGTAACACCTATATCtgtttaaaaacaatcaaaaagtAATAGCTTAAACATGTAATTACCATACCTATTGCTGCATCTAGGTCCCTGAAGTAAGTTTTATGGAGGTCCATATCCTCCCTCCCTGGGATATCCCAGATTGTAAGGGAGGCAACTGTGTGTCCAGGAACATTTATCTTCTTCACTGCACTCTCTACAAAATCAATGCAATGTTAACAATTGTCACTGACAAATTAATCTGATAAtcaccaaatacatgtacctgtacatcGATATACACGAATATATGCTGGGATATATATTCCTGGCACTTCTTATGAACATTGCATGTATATAATGACAGGTGCATTATCTAATTACTGGTACGCAAACTTTTCTTATTTGATGTACAGGaaacaaaatacatgcacaAGACATAAGAACATGTAGTTGTACATCTATTACAATTTTTGATTAGggaaaaatatgaatacattGTGTTGTGAGGCAATTAGTTCACATGCAGTAggaaaaaatcatatttacctATGACTGCTTTTTTGGTTGGAATGTACATGGgactaaattgattttttagatATCTTAACATTATACATGTCTTTCCTACTTCCGTGTCACCtgtaagaaattcaaaaatacaaatattaataatacAGGTAAAAGCTAACTTTGAAATATCAAGGCTATCAGCTTGAAGTTTATACAACTTCATTGATTCAAACACTGAGATCTGTTATCAAATATACAAATAGAGACCATGTTTacgtataaatatatatttataattaaggtaaggtttgcggcttgcattttttagaggttgtaccaaagttacataccattttgttcactatactaaagtcttttttctcatgaaatgcaaaataatgaattttgcccgtccctttttataactacaaaaggtctaagttcatgatttccaattttcattttgatgaaatgttaacaatttcgtgaaaatatgtacattttacatgtGACTATAATGggggttatttatgcttaaaatgttcgaaaataatatcactattaatattatgattcacttttattaat is drawn from Crassostrea angulata isolate pt1a10 chromosome 5, ASM2561291v2, whole genome shotgun sequence and contains these coding sequences:
- the LOC128184898 gene encoding uncharacterized protein LOC128184898, which translates into the protein MGAGCSSDHGGYRSNIIGSGVPNLKIAIVGDTEVGKTCIMLRYLKNQFSPMYIPTKKAVIESAVKKINVPGHTVASLTIWDIPGREDMDLHKTYFRDLDAAIVVVDLTEMNSIEMAPVWKQTILNNTFVTCPVKEASHGGQVKTMTMEEHPVDKETFPVLLMGNKFDVIEQKVQAERLKKYAQESQETEGEEKRVWSLGGPLTEEEKPECIKLLEKQAEDHNFHASVMVSARDGDGSVREAMQNLVRHVLENKYSMKKYRNKGDSKKHKEKRKKEIEGLDKTGIKSFDTEFISANTSVKKITTLREFYNKSLTKFKEGCQLAQIVEKEENSLEDCVAALKKNIGEGAKLKVKKDEDFCKLKVSSKDEDFKPAKKIRILLNIFHTEYASVCKSVQKDCPLMDKKLQQQDEAIETMCKECWEEVATVEQGQPRSEEEIKRITDIIETNRAKMQHACLEARAAVSVVEDAMKKIKTAFLW